The following proteins come from a genomic window of Candidatus Bathyarchaeota archaeon:
- the pncA gene encoding bifunctional nicotinamidase/pyrazinamidase, whose protein sequence is MEKVKVDKESALIIVDVQNDFLPGGALPVPNGDKVIPILNKYIELFNKVGAAIFATRDWHPPNHISFKTQGGIWPPHCIQNSKGAEFASNLKLPKNVNIISKAVNPNMEAYSGFEGTDLALKLKELGVKKVFIGGLATDYCVKNTVLDALKEGFKTFLLEDASRGVNLKPEDSENAIKEMVNKGALKVKFSDLTF, encoded by the coding sequence ATGGAAAAGGTTAAAGTTGATAAAGAATCAGCACTTATAATTGTTGATGTTCAAAATGATTTTCTTCCAGGCGGAGCTTTACCTGTTCCAAATGGAGATAAAGTAATTCCAATACTTAACAAATATATTGAATTATTCAATAAAGTTGGTGCAGCAATTTTCGCTACAAGAGATTGGCATCCTCCAAACCATATTTCTTTTAAAACGCAAGGTGGAATTTGGCCTCCACATTGTATTCAAAATAGTAAAGGTGCGGAATTCGCTTCAAACTTGAAGCTTCCAAAAAATGTTAACATAATTTCTAAAGCAGTAAACCCTAATATGGAAGCTTACTCCGGCTTTGAAGGAACAGATTTAGCTTTAAAACTTAAGGAGCTTGGCGTTAAAAAAGTTTTTATAGGTGGTTTAGCTACAGATTACTGCGTAAAAAACACTGTGTTAGATGCTTTAAAAGAAGGTTTTAAAACCTTCCTTCTTGAAGATGCTTCTCGTGGAGTAAACTTAAAACCTGAAGATTCAGAAAATGCTATTAAAGAAATGGTTAATAAAGGAGCTTTAAAAGTAAAATTTTCTGATTTAACCTTTTGA
- a CDS encoding alcohol dehydrogenase catalytic domain-containing protein: MKAVFIKGLGEIEVKEIPIPKINSKEILVKMVVCGVCGTDIEKIKGKAATPLKLGHEVAGVIVNVGGKVKKFKVGDRVFVHHHVPCYTCYYCRHGDYTMCDEFPKNNLDPCGMAEYFRVPEENVERGAVLKLPDEVKFDEAALIEPIGCCIRGLNKVGVNLSDDVLIIGAGPVGLIMISLLRNFGVGNIIVSETSPFRLLTAKNFGADFTVNPINEDLKETVYEVTDSRGVDLAIVAVGNAKVISQALDLLRKGGKLLLFGSPPIGDPFIYDANKIFLKELKIIPSYSTTEKETNLALKLLKLKKIDALKLISHRFKLDEAEKALKLATESDKTLKVLIYS; the protein is encoded by the coding sequence TTGAAAGCTGTATTCATTAAAGGTTTAGGTGAGATAGAAGTAAAGGAGATTCCAATTCCAAAAATTAATTCTAAAGAAATTTTAGTAAAAATGGTTGTTTGCGGTGTTTGCGGGACAGATATAGAAAAAATTAAGGGAAAAGCAGCTACTCCTTTAAAGCTTGGGCATGAAGTGGCTGGAGTTATAGTGAATGTAGGCGGTAAAGTTAAAAAATTTAAGGTTGGTGATAGAGTTTTTGTTCATCATCACGTTCCATGTTACACTTGCTATTATTGTAGACATGGTGATTATACTATGTGTGATGAATTTCCAAAAAACAATCTAGATCCATGTGGAATGGCTGAATATTTTAGAGTCCCAGAAGAAAATGTTGAAAGAGGCGCAGTTCTTAAATTACCTGATGAAGTTAAGTTCGATGAAGCGGCTTTAATAGAACCTATAGGATGCTGCATTAGAGGTTTAAATAAAGTAGGAGTTAATCTTAGCGATGATGTTTTAATTATCGGCGCCGGTCCAGTAGGTTTAATAATGATTTCTCTTTTAAGAAATTTTGGAGTTGGAAATATTATAGTGAGTGAAACGTCTCCTTTTAGGCTTTTAACTGCTAAAAACTTTGGTGCTGATTTTACTGTAAACCCAATTAATGAAGATCTTAAAGAAACTGTTTATGAAGTTACTGATAGTAGAGGGGTTGATTTAGCTATTGTAGCTGTTGGAAACGCAAAGGTTATTTCTCAAGCTTTAGATTTATTAAGGAAAGGGGGGAAACTTTTGCTTTTTGGCTCGCCACCAATAGGTGACCCATTTATTTATGATGCTAATAAAATTTTTTTAAAAGAATTAAAAATTATTCCAAGTTACTCAACAACTGAAAAAGAAACAAATTTAGCTTTAAAACTTTTAAAACTTAAAAAAATTGATGCTTTAAAACTAATTTCACATAGATTTAAACTTGATGAAGCTGAAAAAGCTTTAAAGCTTGCAACTGAAAGCGATAAAACTCTTAAGGTGTTAATTTACTCATAA
- the thpR gene encoding RNA 2',3'-cyclic phosphodiesterase: protein MSEFIRCFIAIDVDQKNVIEKILSIQKVLEESKVDLKLVEPQNIHLTLKFLGEINEEKVKKVIEAIKDIQFKPFKIILKGLGVFPTINYPRVLWVGVTNGFKEISLIFLKLEDKLAKLGFPKEERGFSPHLTIARVKSGKEKTELIKVLEKFKNEEIGEVPVESIKLKRSILTSKGPIYSTLFEIKP, encoded by the coding sequence ATGAGTGAATTTATAAGATGTTTTATTGCAATTGATGTTGATCAAAAAAATGTTATAGAAAAAATATTAAGTATTCAAAAGGTTTTAGAAGAAAGCAAAGTTGATTTAAAACTTGTTGAACCTCAAAACATTCATTTAACATTAAAGTTTCTTGGAGAAATTAACGAAGAAAAAGTTAAAAAAGTTATTGAAGCAATAAAAGATATTCAATTTAAACCATTTAAAATTATTCTTAAAGGTTTAGGAGTTTTCCCAACCATTAATTATCCTAGAGTTTTATGGGTTGGTGTAACAAACGGTTTTAAAGAAATCTCATTAATTTTCCTTAAATTAGAGGATAAACTTGCTAAGCTTGGTTTTCCAAAAGAAGAAAGAGGTTTTAGCCCGCATCTTACAATAGCTAGAGTAAAAAGTGGAAAAGAAAAAACTGAATTAATCAAAGTTTTAGAGAAATTTAAGAATGAAGAAATTGGTGAAGTACCAGTAGAAAGTATAAAATTGAAAAGAAGTATTTTAACTTCTAAAGGGCCTATTTACTCTACATTATTTGAAATTAAACCTTAA
- the cca gene encoding CCA tRNA nucleotidyltransferase, whose translation MDSIEEICIKVAEEITPSKEEKEKIEYLTKEVISKLFIEVSKENINAEIRVDGSIAKDTWLKGEADIDIFIRLPPVSTPKLHLIECLNIAKKAFKEYKIIERYAEHPYLEIWIKETRVNIVPCFKVERGKWLSATDRTPFHTDFMKEKLNDTLKREVRILKKFMKGTGLYGAEIKIGGFSGFLCEILILYYGSFKNVLEAASNWKKKQVIDVAGWFLGKEDEVYDLFDENLIVIDPVDKSRNVAASVFENKLWEFVSASRMFLKKPSLKFFYPPIQEVLSEKEVSEKLSKNNLDLLFLIFSGINVVVDVLWGQLYKTENALRNFLKANDFKVFRSASWSDEKELNVILFELERKNIYSPKKHMGPPVEKRKESEDFLVKHLYAEDTITGPWIEGERWFVEKKRKWSDAEELLKFYLSNNGGRNIGVASKIAEALEKNGFQVLSWINVQTLYKNRKDFAQFISKFINGRPIWLE comes from the coding sequence TTGGATTCCATAGAAGAAATATGCATTAAAGTAGCTGAAGAAATTACTCCATCTAAGGAAGAAAAAGAAAAGATTGAATATTTAACTAAAGAAGTGATTTCTAAATTATTTATTGAAGTTTCTAAAGAGAATATTAATGCAGAAATTAGAGTTGATGGATCAATAGCTAAAGATACATGGCTTAAAGGAGAGGCAGATATAGATATTTTTATTAGGCTTCCTCCAGTTTCTACCCCTAAACTTCATTTAATTGAATGTTTAAATATAGCTAAAAAAGCTTTTAAAGAATATAAAATCATTGAAAGGTATGCGGAACATCCATATCTTGAAATTTGGATTAAAGAAACTAGAGTTAACATTGTTCCATGCTTTAAAGTTGAAAGGGGAAAATGGTTAAGCGCAACAGATAGGACACCTTTCCACACAGACTTTATGAAAGAAAAATTAAATGATACATTGAAAAGAGAAGTAAGAATCTTGAAGAAATTTATGAAGGGAACAGGTTTATATGGTGCTGAAATAAAAATTGGTGGATTCAGCGGTTTTTTATGCGAAATTTTAATTCTTTATTATGGTTCATTCAAAAATGTTTTAGAAGCTGCTTCAAATTGGAAGAAAAAACAAGTTATAGATGTGGCTGGGTGGTTTTTGGGGAAAGAAGATGAAGTTTACGATTTATTTGATGAAAATTTAATAGTTATTGATCCTGTGGATAAAAGTAGAAATGTTGCAGCTTCAGTTTTTGAAAATAAACTTTGGGAGTTTGTTTCAGCATCAAGAATGTTTTTGAAAAAACCAAGTTTAAAGTTTTTTTATCCACCTATACAAGAAGTTTTAAGTGAAAAAGAAGTTTCTGAAAAACTTTCTAAAAATAATTTAGATCTTTTATTCTTAATTTTTAGTGGCATAAATGTTGTTGTTGATGTTTTATGGGGGCAACTTTATAAAACAGAAAATGCATTAAGAAACTTTTTAAAAGCAAATGATTTTAAAGTGTTTAGATCAGCTTCATGGAGTGATGAAAAAGAATTAAATGTAATTTTATTTGAGCTTGAAAGAAAAAATATTTATTCTCCGAAAAAACACATGGGTCCACCTGTAGAAAAACGTAAAGAATCTGAAGATTTTTTAGTTAAACATCTTTATGCTGAAGATACTATTACTGGACCGTGGATTGAAGGAGAAAGATGGTTTGTTGAAAAAAAGAGAAAATGGAGTGATGCTGAAGAACTTTTAAAGTTTTACTTATCTAATAATGGTGGACGAAACATAGGTGTGGCTAGTAAAATAGCTGAGGCATTAGAGAAAAATGGTTTTCAAGTTCTTTCATGGATAAATGTGCAAACTCTTTATAAAAATAGAAAAGATTTTGCTCAATTTATTTCAAAATTTATTAATGGTAGGCCAATTTGGCTTGAATAA
- a CDS encoding serine/threonine protein kinase yields the protein MNKNFHLITLRDFILQPYIQILCYPKPDVKEAENRLKELQNLNISKIEFSGEKEVFGFKILGKGCVGIVVKAYFNDELAALKIRRVDANRVDLTNEASALKKANKYGIGPKLYGYTKNFLLMEFIDGQFIVEWVKKLKNEEEKLQKVLIKILEDCFKLDEIGLDHGELSRAHKHILITHLNMPVIIDFETASEKRNSSNLTKICNFLFFKSEVSLKINETLKIPLVELHKALKIYKNNKNRESFEEILKICNLKK from the coding sequence TTGAATAAAAATTTTCATTTAATAACTTTAAGAGATTTTATTCTTCAACCATATATTCAGATTTTATGTTACCCTAAACCAGATGTTAAAGAAGCTGAAAATAGATTAAAAGAACTTCAAAACCTAAATATTTCTAAAATAGAGTTTTCTGGAGAAAAAGAGGTTTTTGGATTTAAGATTCTTGGTAAAGGATGCGTAGGAATAGTTGTTAAAGCTTATTTTAATGATGAATTAGCAGCATTAAAAATTAGACGCGTAGATGCTAATAGAGTTGATTTAACTAATGAAGCTTCCGCATTAAAAAAAGCTAATAAATATGGTATAGGACCAAAACTTTATGGTTATACAAAAAATTTTCTTTTAATGGAATTTATAGATGGACAATTTATTGTTGAATGGGTTAAAAAATTAAAGAATGAAGAAGAGAAATTACAAAAGGTTTTAATAAAGATTCTTGAAGATTGTTTTAAACTTGATGAAATCGGTTTGGATCATGGTGAATTAAGTAGAGCTCATAAACATATATTAATAACTCATTTAAACATGCCTGTAATAATAGATTTTGAAACAGCAAGTGAAAAGAGAAATTCATCAAATTTAACTAAAATATGCAACTTTTTGTTTTTTAAAAGTGAAGTATCCCTTAAAATAAATGAAACCTTAAAAATTCCTTTAGTAGAATTGCATAAAGCATTAAAAATTTATAAAAACAATAAGAATAGAGAAAGTTTTGAAGAAATTCTTAAAATATGCAATTTAAAAAAATAA
- a CDS encoding DNA double-strand break repair nuclease NurA, which yields MIEELIEWVKLPQDLQHRFFELAEQETQKLIETIDKLNFQLKELKNILPTYIHKLPSLDETALIAAVDSSRSPKLSERLGIRYGVFATGTIFLKGIEKREEVFKAGVFKRKQALSQDKSKFLFSLLTTCAERKMSLEALDKCDLLILDGSFYGFIDGAYLIKRSGLFSDYEEQILKETFEATEILRKSCKTIGVIKRSHTRVIGGYLALKDKNNPFTTIIDKLILSMFMPENSYFNYQELIGDKLVQIYTRLATLASMGWSEEDLMKEAEKRTFLPFEYLDLSKEGFKEMRRIQVRFRKDLPPCEIEYPSSLSLNKLLNFLGEKNFFNEATNLPIALDLIDSMVGLSTKFTEEFVSEVEGRVLKEIVKKHGNKEIVKMFFTLLNPQKLY from the coding sequence ATGATTGAAGAATTAATTGAATGGGTTAAGCTTCCTCAAGATCTTCAACATAGATTTTTTGAGCTTGCAGAACAGGAAACTCAAAAATTAATAGAAACAATTGATAAATTAAATTTTCAACTTAAAGAATTAAAAAATATTCTTCCAACTTATATTCATAAATTACCAAGTTTAGATGAAACAGCGTTGATTGCAGCTGTTGATAGTTCTCGATCACCAAAATTAAGCGAAAGGCTTGGAATAAGGTATGGAGTTTTTGCAACTGGAACAATCTTTTTAAAAGGAATAGAGAAAAGAGAGGAAGTTTTTAAAGCTGGGGTATTTAAAAGAAAACAAGCTTTATCACAGGATAAAAGCAAATTTCTTTTCAGTTTATTAACAACTTGCGCTGAAAGAAAAATGAGTTTAGAAGCTTTAGATAAATGCGATTTATTAATTTTAGATGGAAGTTTTTATGGTTTCATAGATGGTGCTTACTTAATTAAAAGATCAGGTTTATTCAGTGATTATGAAGAACAAATTTTGAAAGAAACTTTTGAAGCTACAGAAATTTTAAGAAAAAGTTGTAAAACTATAGGTGTAATTAAAAGAAGTCATACAAGAGTTATAGGTGGATATTTAGCTTTAAAAGATAAAAACAATCCATTCACAACAATAATAGATAAACTTATTCTTTCAATGTTTATGCCTGAAAACTCCTATTTCAACTATCAAGAGTTAATAGGTGATAAATTAGTTCAAATTTATACGCGTTTAGCAACTTTAGCTTCTATGGGTTGGTCTGAAGAAGATTTAATGAAAGAAGCTGAAAAAAGAACCTTTTTACCTTTTGAGTATTTAGATCTAAGTAAAGAAGGGTTTAAAGAAATGAGAAGAATTCAAGTTAGGTTTAGAAAAGATTTGCCACCATGCGAAATTGAGTATCCTTCTTCACTTTCCCTAAATAAACTTTTAAATTTTCTAGGGGAAAAAAACTTTTTTAATGAAGCTACAAATCTTCCTATCGCTTTAGATTTAATTGATAGCATGGTTGGATTATCAACAAAATTTACTGAAGAATTTGTTTCTGAAGTTGAGGGAAGAGTTTTAAAAGAAATAGTTAAAAAACATGGAAATAAAGAGATTGTAAAAATGTTTTTTACATTGCTTAACCCACAAAAACTTTATTAA
- a CDS encoding ATP-binding protein, producing MKFIGRVADGATETSARVILLKGLEREVVAEELVLIKNGGEDKPSSLLLGVLRGGLGKNEFLSYTSYKPDVAYIKLGGEPSDAREVYSFLIKPIGIITENGIEPNLAIIQPKSPVYLLEKNENPFKWIVSGKEVVWMDAYIENHEEWKIPVDKAFIPYHVGVYGSTGSGKSWFTRFILIPLYIKAGYKVVILDWSGTDYASYYRNSVDSKVVKIAEIALDEMSVFSYFKNKTNNFYGNENIANVFDEFIEGWQDKVKKAFNEKNIKPAEALYKQLETYVGKAINQISRSDWRESAERAKRRIFRRFKAQDLNPIMGTSTIEEIMNEKSKVLVIDMGGALTEAKLGFFLSFSKYLYGLMEIGEDLKTALIIDEAPQYAPWEPRGIQNETTEMIKNLAALGRKRMLNLTLIAQGVKGEIGINAAVRRNLNTHFFGRIHPLDAGGEGGASEWLSPYGINPDQLLQLKPGKFYFSGAMNPSPIPLLITYNPSSLSKVV from the coding sequence TTGAAGTTTATTGGTAGAGTTGCTGATGGTGCTACAGAAACATCTGCTAGAGTGATTTTACTTAAAGGGTTAGAAAGGGAAGTGGTTGCTGAAGAGCTTGTTTTAATTAAAAATGGTGGAGAAGATAAGCCTTCAAGTTTATTGCTTGGTGTTCTTAGAGGTGGCTTAGGTAAAAACGAGTTCTTAAGTTACACCTCGTATAAACCTGATGTAGCTTATATAAAGCTTGGTGGTGAACCTTCAGATGCTAGAGAAGTTTACTCTTTCTTAATTAAACCTATAGGTATTATCACAGAAAATGGTATAGAACCTAACTTAGCTATAATTCAACCTAAATCTCCTGTATATCTTCTGGAGAAGAATGAAAACCCATTTAAATGGATTGTCTCAGGGAAAGAAGTTGTTTGGATGGATGCTTACATAGAGAATCATGAAGAATGGAAAATTCCAGTGGATAAAGCGTTTATCCCATATCATGTAGGGGTTTATGGAAGTACTGGAAGTGGAAAATCATGGTTTACACGTTTTATTCTTATTCCTTTATATATTAAAGCAGGATATAAAGTGGTTATTCTAGATTGGAGTGGAACAGATTATGCTTCATATTACAGGAATTCAGTAGATTCTAAAGTGGTGAAAATTGCTGAAATAGCTTTAGATGAAATGTCTGTGTTTAGTTATTTTAAAAATAAAACAAATAATTTTTATGGAAATGAAAATATAGCTAATGTATTTGATGAGTTTATAGAAGGATGGCAAGATAAAGTAAAGAAAGCGTTTAACGAAAAAAATATTAAACCAGCTGAAGCATTATATAAACAACTTGAAACATATGTGGGAAAAGCCATTAATCAAATTTCAAGAAGCGATTGGAGAGAATCAGCTGAACGAGCTAAAAGAAGAATTTTTAGGAGGTTTAAAGCTCAAGATTTAAATCCTATAATGGGCACTTCAACAATTGAAGAAATTATGAATGAAAAAAGTAAAGTGCTTGTTATAGATATGGGGGGTGCTTTAACTGAAGCGAAACTTGGTTTCTTCCTTTCTTTCTCTAAATATTTATATGGTTTAATGGAAATTGGAGAAGATTTAAAAACAGCTTTAATTATAGATGAAGCTCCTCAATATGCTCCTTGGGAACCTAGAGGAATTCAAAATGAAACAACAGAAATGATAAAGAATTTAGCTGCTTTAGGTAGAAAAAGAATGCTTAATTTAACGCTTATAGCGCAAGGTGTAAAGGGTGAGATAGGAATTAATGCAGCTGTAAGAAGAAATCTTAATACTCATTTTTTTGGTAGAATTCATCCTTTAGATGCTGGTGGAGAAGGGGGGGCTTCAGAATGGCTTTCACCATATGGTATAAATCCTGATCAGCTTCTTCAACTTAAGCCTGGAAAATTCTATTTTTCAGGTGCAATGAATCCATCACCTATCCCTTTGCTTATCACGTATAATCCTTCCTCCCTTAGTAAAGTGGTTTAA
- a CDS encoding putative sulfate exporter family transporter, with protein MKLSEDWWSLSLGATALIIASTRIITWLPKINKWSINPSEALKNTEIPLFIILAFFLLALTSIAIFGMKENLKKYSIGFLLIFILSFFGRLLSNQELIHKWGIEYVIWALILGLLISNTLGTPEWLKPAIKTELFIKIGLVILGAEILFQTILAAGTRGMIQAIIVVPVVWCFSYFLGTKLGLTKSFSAIMASGVSICGVSAAIAAGGAIKGDKKEVSYTISMILLVAIPMVIFMPLAAKLMSLPDAVAGAWIGGTIDTTPAVVAAGALYSNKAMAIASIVKMSQNVLIGVVAFILALYWTFEKSFNKKPSLIEIWYRFPKFILGFIVASIFFSLILTPAIGKELVASITNVTKELRAWFFTMAFVCIGLDTKFSELIKIGRGKPLYIFLMAQAFNIVFTLIVAYILFGL; from the coding sequence ATGAAATTATCTGAAGATTGGTGGAGTCTTTCATTAGGAGCAACCGCTCTAATTATAGCATCAACACGTATTATAACTTGGTTGCCAAAAATTAATAAATGGAGCATAAATCCAAGCGAGGCATTGAAAAATACAGAAATACCATTATTTATTATATTAGCCTTCTTTCTTCTAGCATTAACGAGCATAGCCATATTTGGAATGAAGGAGAACTTAAAGAAATATTCTATAGGCTTTTTGCTTATCTTTATTCTATCCTTTTTTGGAAGACTTTTATCAAATCAAGAATTAATCCATAAATGGGGTATTGAATATGTAATTTGGGCTTTAATTCTTGGGTTGTTAATAAGCAATACTCTTGGCACTCCTGAATGGCTTAAACCTGCTATTAAAACTGAATTATTTATAAAAATTGGGCTTGTCATACTAGGTGCTGAAATTCTTTTTCAAACAATTTTAGCAGCAGGAACTCGAGGCATGATTCAAGCTATAATAGTTGTCCCAGTTGTCTGGTGCTTTTCCTACTTTCTTGGTACAAAGCTTGGCTTAACTAAATCTTTCTCCGCTATAATGGCCAGCGGAGTATCAATATGCGGTGTATCAGCTGCTATAGCTGCTGGAGGCGCTATTAAGGGAGATAAAAAGGAAGTAAGCTATACAATATCAATGATTTTACTAGTTGCTATACCAATGGTTATTTTTATGCCTTTAGCTGCTAAACTCATGAGTTTACCTGATGCTGTTGCTGGAGCTTGGATTGGTGGAACTATAGATACCACGCCAGCTGTTGTAGCTGCTGGAGCCTTATATAGCAATAAAGCTATGGCTATCGCTTCAATCGTTAAAATGTCACAAAATGTATTAATAGGAGTGGTTGCCTTTATACTTGCTTTATACTGGACCTTTGAAAAAAGTTTTAACAAAAAGCCCAGTCTAATAGAAATATGGTATAGATTTCCAAAGTTTATTTTAGGTTTTATTGTAGCCTCAATCTTTTTCTCATTAATATTAACTCCTGCAATAGGTAAAGAATTAGTAGCCTCAATTACAAATGTTACTAAAGAATTACGAGCTTGGTTCTTCACTATGGCCTTTGTTTGCATTGGACTTGATACAAAATTCTCAGAACTTATAAAAATTGGAAGGGGAAAACCTTTATATATATTTCTTATGGCTCAAGCATTTAACATAGTTTTTACACTGATAGTAGCATACATTCTTTTTGGTTTATAA
- a CDS encoding nitrite/sulfite reductase has product MVGGELTTTQAKAIAELSETYGKGYLEITTRHDIQLHWIKDEDAPEIFAKLEKLDLTTDMCGQAYPEARYGDVRNIVTCPVSGVQKGELIDTLPIVKETVKFFTGRKEYLDLPRKFKIAISGCPLNCIKPEINDLALIAVKIDDSIGFTVLIGGGIGPPPILAKPMNIYIAPEEALSFIKAIVEVYRDYGSRESKAKARFKWMVEVLGVEKIKTLIEEKLGKKLKSFDAKSLNLNWEEHIGCQPQKQDGLFFLVVPIPMGMLTSDKFLRIAQIADDYCGGKFRLSPLQKIVLVNIPEEKLHEVEERLKQIGFFMNKPSLRWTAIACPGHFCGKALENPKIRALEAIEHLERVFNGKLKNDYVRICFSGCPNSCGHHAIADIGLQAVKLENGDPIPAYNIYLGGKAKVSKLFLKAVPADEVKLKLEDIIKAYLNSQDEFKSFRDFAESLLVRGKLE; this is encoded by the coding sequence GTGGTTGGAGGAGAATTAACCACTACTCAAGCTAAAGCGATAGCCGAGCTTTCTGAAACTTATGGAAAAGGATACCTAGAAATAACTACTAGGCATGACATTCAATTGCATTGGATTAAGGATGAAGATGCTCCAGAAATATTCGCTAAGCTTGAGAAGCTAGATTTAACTACAGATATGTGTGGTCAAGCTTATCCAGAAGCTAGATATGGTGATGTAAGGAATATAGTTACATGTCCAGTTTCAGGCGTGCAAAAGGGAGAACTTATTGACACCTTGCCAATAGTTAAAGAGACTGTAAAGTTTTTTACAGGAAGGAAGGAGTATTTAGATTTACCAAGAAAATTTAAGATAGCTATATCTGGATGTCCATTGAATTGCATTAAGCCTGAAATTAATGATTTAGCCCTTATAGCCGTTAAAATAGATGATAGCATTGGATTTACTGTTTTGATTGGAGGGGGAATTGGCCCTCCTCCAATATTAGCTAAGCCTATGAACATATATATAGCGCCTGAAGAAGCTTTAAGCTTTATTAAGGCCATCGTAGAGGTTTATAGGGATTATGGAAGCAGAGAATCTAAAGCTAAAGCTCGTTTTAAATGGATGGTTGAAGTTTTAGGGGTGGAAAAAATCAAAACACTTATAGAAGAGAAATTGGGTAAAAAGCTTAAAAGCTTTGATGCAAAAAGCTTAAATCTGAATTGGGAAGAGCATATAGGCTGTCAGCCTCAAAAGCAGGATGGCTTATTCTTTCTTGTAGTGCCAATTCCAATGGGTATGCTAACTAGCGATAAATTCTTAAGGATTGCTCAAATAGCAGATGATTATTGCGGAGGGAAATTTAGGCTTTCACCGCTTCAAAAGATAGTTCTAGTAAACATTCCTGAAGAAAAGCTGCATGAAGTTGAAGAAAGGCTTAAGCAAATAGGCTTCTTTATGAATAAGCCTTCTTTAAGATGGACTGCAATCGCTTGCCCAGGGCATTTTTGCGGAAAAGCTTTAGAAAATCCTAAAATTAGAGCTTTAGAAGCTATAGAGCATTTAGAAAGGGTCTTTAATGGTAAGCTTAAAAATGATTATGTTAGAATATGCTTTAGTGGCTGTCCCAATAGTTGTGGGCATCATGCCATAGCTGACATAGGACTTCAAGCAGTAAAGCTGGAAAATGGCGATCCTATACCGGCATACAATATTTACCTTGGAGGTAAAGCAAAAGTGTCTAAGCTTTTTCTTAAAGCGGTACCAGCTGATGAAGTTAAACTTAAGCTAGAAGACATTATTAAGGCTTACTTGAATTCGCAAGATGAATTTAAAAGCTTTAGAGATTTTGCTGAAAGTTTGTTAGTAAGGGGGAAGCTTGAGTGA
- a CDS encoding sulfurtransferase TusA family protein, with translation MSVKFEKIGEGSFLLEILGYACPYPTLYTVKALSKLNPGSLLEIVTDSRPSCETIPQTVEKKGCKVLSVTQIGKALWKITIKV, from the coding sequence GTGAGTGTAAAGTTTGAAAAAATAGGTGAAGGTAGCTTTCTTTTAGAGATTTTAGGTTACGCTTGTCCATATCCAACGCTTTATACTGTAAAAGCTTTAAGCAAGCTTAATCCAGGAAGTTTATTAGAGATTGTAACAGATAGTCGCCCTTCATGTGAAACTATACCTCAAACTGTAGAAAAGAAAGGATGTAAAGTATTAAGCGTGACTCAAATTGGAAAAGCGCTTTGGAAGATAACTATAAAAGTATAA